From the genome of Nitrososphaerota archaeon, one region includes:
- a CDS encoding DUF2102 domain-containing protein: protein MKVFVWFRYAKIASRLFKEIQEAKIDVKVKETWYGLVIQGERQNIEKAVELLRSKHPAEVFIKESAPYIRRRGVFSGFLQTAAEYELLPLISEALRPQQNKTPQEEVSSIIPNKKAIVRVRAMRCPLFLGRGVEAILLYFDNNDVIVRCPDGKNYCLWYSHISCPYGYLEHNLEKWYFTETVHSPS from the coding sequence AGATAGCTAGCAGACTCTTTAAGGAAATACAGGAAGCAAAAATAGACGTTAAGGTAAAGGAGACTTGGTACGGATTAGTTATACAAGGCGAGAGGCAGAACATAGAGAAAGCTGTTGAGTTGCTTAGATCAAAACATCCAGCAGAAGTTTTTATCAAAGAGTCAGCTCCTTATATAAGGCGGCGTGGTGTGTTTTCAGGCTTCCTTCAAACAGCCGCCGAATACGAGCTACTTCCGCTTATATCTGAAGCACTACGGCCACAGCAAAACAAAACCCCTCAAGAGGAAGTATCTTCTATCATACCTAATAAAAAGGCCATCGTTAGAGTAAGGGCTATGAGATGCCCTCTGTTCCTTGGAAGAGGGGTTGAAGCTATTCTACTATATTTTGACAACAATGATGTAATAGTAAGATGCCCAGACGGCAAAAACTACTGTCTATGGTACTCCCACATAAGCTGCCCCTACGGATATCTTGAGCATAATCTGGAAAAGTGGTATTTTACTGAAACCGTTCACTCCCCCTCATAG